A DNA window from Hoplias malabaricus isolate fHopMal1 chromosome 5, fHopMal1.hap1, whole genome shotgun sequence contains the following coding sequences:
- the rcc2 gene encoding protein RCC2 homolog, with translation MPRKKVTDVSGNGGLKRKRASGKKKEREFSSDDEFEEYEQENSKKPGKQATKPGLQPVTVSDDVKEKIKLELPKGKGQLLIFGATNWDLIGRKEVPKQQAAYRNLGQNLWGPHRYGCLNDVQVNSVVSGPCAAHSLLITTEGKLWSWGRNEKGQLGHGDTKRLDAPKLVEGLGDEVIVAAACGRNHTLALTENGVVYSFGENKLGQLGQGTQTDAVLLPAAVMYNGQPIVKVACGAEFSMVVDCKGNLYSFGCPEYGQLGHNSDGKFIARAQRIEFDCELIPRRVAIFIEKTKDGQVLPVPNVVARDVACGANHTLVLDSQKRVFSWGFGGYGRLGHTEQKDEMVPRLVKLFDFPGRGAAQIYCGYQCSFAVNEMGGLFFWGVTNTSRESTMYPKAVQDLCGWKIRSLACGKSSIIIAADESTISWGPSPTFGELGYGDNKPKSSTTAQEIKTLDGVYSEQVVMGYAHSLVIARQETDQEKERLKKLPEYNPRTL, from the exons ATGCCACGCAAGAAGGTGACAGATGTCTCTGGGAATGGTGGACTGAAGAGAAAAAGGGCAAGtggtaaaaagaaagaaagggagttCAGCAGTGACGATGAGTTTGAAGAGTATGAGCAAGAAAATTCAAAGAAACCAGGGAAGCAAGCCACTAAACCCGGCCTCCAGCCTGTAACTGTGTCAGATGATGTAAAGGAAAAGATT AAACTCGAATTGCCTAAGGGCAAAGGGCAGCTGCTCATTTTTGGAGCCACCAACTGGGACCTGATTGGCAGAAAAGAAGTGCCAAAACAGCAAG CTGCGTACAGGAATTTAGGGCAGAATCTGTGGGGTCCTCATCGCTATGGCTGTCTCAATGACGTGCAGGTCAACAGTGTGGTGTCTGGACCATGTGCTGCTCACAGCCTGCTTATCACCACAGAGGGCAAACTCTGGAGCTGGG GACGCAATGAGAAGGGACAACTAGGACATGGAGACACTAAGCGATTGGATGCCCCGAAACTGGTGGAGGGTTTGGGAGATGAAGTAATAGTGGCTGCTGCCTGTGGGCGGAACCACACGCTTGCTTTAACAG aAAATGGTGTTGTCTACTCTTTTGGAGAGAACAAACTTGGACAACTTGGCCAAGGTACTCAGACAGATGCTGTCCTACTCCCAGCTGCG gTTATGTACAATGGACAGCCAATAGTTAAAGTGGCTTGTGGTGCCGAGTTTAGTATGGTAGTGGATTGTAAGGGTAATCTCTACTCATTTGGGTGTCCAGAATACGGCCAGCTAG GACATAACTCTGATGGGAAGTTCATAGCTCGTGCTCAACGCATTGAGTTTGACTGCGAGCTTATCCCTAGACGAGTGGCCATTTTCATTGAGAAGACTAAGGACGGCCAGGTGCTACCTGTACCCAATGTTGTGGCCCGAGATGTTGCTTGTGGGGCCAATCACACA TTGGTTCTGGATTCACAGAAGCGTGTGTTCTCCTGGGGTTTTGGGGGATATGGACGACTGGGGCACACAGAGCAAAAGGATGAAATGGTCCCTCGTTTGGTGAAACTTTTTGATTTTCCTGGCCGTGGAGCCGCCCAGATATACTGTGGATACCAGTGTTCCTTTGCAGTCAATGAAATGG GGGGTCTATTTTTTTGGGGTGTGACTAATACATCCCGCGAGTCCACCATGTACCCAAAAGCTGTGCAAGACCTGTGTGGCTGGAAGATTCGTAGCCTGGCATGCGG GAAGAGCAGTATCATAATTGCTGCTGATGAGAGCACTATAAGCTGGGGACCTTCCCCAACATTTGGAGAGCTG GGATATGGTGACAACAAACCCAAGTCTTCCACAACAGCTCAAGAGATAAAAACCCTTGATGGAGTGTATTCTGAACAG GTGGTGATGGGTTATGCGCACTCGCTGGTAATAGCCCGTCAGGAGACAGACCAGGAAAAGGAGAGACTTAAGAAGCTGCCAGAATACAACCCTCGCACGCTCTGA